The sequence below is a genomic window from Tenacibaculum tangerinum.
GAAATTTATTTATTTTATTTTACTGATATACAGATACTTAAATTTAGTTATTTTTTAGATAATTAACAACTGCTTTCCGAATATCGTAGGCTACTTCTTCTTTTTTAGGTGTGTAAATATGTAAAACTTCTTTGCTTTTATTAGAAAGTATGGGTATGTCTAAACCTTTTAATAAGTAATCTGAAAATGCTACTGTATAGTTTTTGTTTTCTTGAAGTTTGCCGTTTTTAAGTATCCATTCTCCATTTTCTTTGGTGGCATTAAATCGTTGTAAATAGGCTCCTGTTCCTGAAGCGTTGACTCCAAAATCTAGTACTCTTTTCAACAAACTCCCATTTATTTCTACTTTCAAAATCTTTCCCCCGTAGGGCAATACCCTAAAAATATCTACGGTATTTATCTCTCCTGCTAATACATCATCTATTCTTACCGACCCTCCATTTACTAGCGCACAATCAACTTCGTTATTATATGCTGAGCTCATCGATGCTGCTATGAGTTTTCCCATATTGGTTTGTCTACCTCTAATAGTACTTTCTCTTGCGTCTAAAGGGGTTTTTGTTTTGTATATTACTTCGTACGGGGTAGTTACTACTTCCCCTATTCGATTCTCTAATACAACTTGCCATGTATCTACAACTGCTTTTACTTTGGCATTAAATGGAATAGATTTATTAACCTCCTTTAATTCAGACTTAAAGTGTACTTCTTTTGTGTTCGGATTGTACTCAAATTTATGTATATAAACTGTTTTTGCATTGGCGTCTGCCTTGGTAATTACTACGTTTCCTACTTTGTCGTAACTGTTCGTGTGCTCGTGCCCTCCCATAATCAAAGGAACATTGGGCAACAGCGCTGCTATCTTTTTATCTTGTGCCAAAGATGCATGGGTTAATCCTATTACAACATCAACTTTATTTTTTATATCATTGTAAGAGCGTACAATTTCTTTGTACATATCTTTATAATATACATAACTTTTTGGATTAGAGGGTATACAAACACTTATAAAACCTACTTTTAACATTGTACCGTCGGTATTTTGAAATTCCTTGATATAAGAGTCTTTTAAAGGTTGTTTTTTACCATTTACAACTTTGTAAAAGCTAGCATGTTTACCATCAATAGCATGCAAGACATTGGCTGAAATCCATTCAAATGTACTTTCATTTAAACGTTTTTGAAGGTGTGTATAACTTAAATCAAATTCATGATTTCCAAATGCTACCAAATCAAAATCCATCGCATTCATCACTTCTACCATTTGCTTTCCTCGTACACGGTCTCCATTATACTTCATCGTTCCTAGTAAAGAGGGTGATAAAAAATCACCTGCCAATACGAGCATGGTATTTTTGTTTTCTTTTAGTAACTCTTGGTGTATGGTTGCCACTCTTGCCATTCCACCGTACTCGCCTCCTTGTATTGGAGCAATTTCGTACACGTCATTTAATTGTAACAGCGTGAAATAAACTTTATTAGTTTTACTTTTTTGCTGATTGTTTGTTGTTGAAGTATTTATGCTTTTTGAAGAACTGCACCCTACAAAAAGTAAAGCTGCCCATAAGGTGAGTGTAAGTTTAATTTGCTTCATTTGAATTTCTTTAATCGAATTCAAATTTACAAATTCTAATGAAGATACATGCTGGTATTTTTCCTAATAATTCTACGGTACTCGACTAACTCAGGAAACTGGTAAAAAAAATTAATTTTCTTATGTGCTATGGTTTTGGGTCTTTTTATCTTCGGTCTTAATACAAAGGCTGTCCAACTTTCTACAATATCTTCTTCAGGACTTTCAGCAGCATAATCTGTAAGAAATTCTGAACTATTATTTAAGTATAAGTCGTATAGCTTCTCTACACAGTTCGCTTCTGTATAACAATATTTTCTTTGAATAACATCCCAACGATTTAACAATGCTCCTTTCCAAAACAACGTAACAAACCTGTTAAGATAGCTATCTTTGTAAGCCTCGCCTTCGAGAGTTAAGTACAACTCTCCTTCTTCTTGCTCATTTTTATTAGTGGGTCGTATTTGGGTTCTATTCAAGGTAAGTAAATGCCCAAACTCATGCACTAGAGTATACACAGATTCATGCAATCTTCTTTTGTCTTTAGTCTCAAAATTAACATCTCTAATATCAATTTCTAATTGCCACTTGTCATTTTTTGAGTTTAATGCAACTAAAGCTCCTGTTTTTTCATCTACCCCATCTGTCATTAAAACAATACGTTTTATATACTTCTGAGTCAACTCTTTTGGAAAAATTCTACTAAATTCTTCCCAGTAATACATTGCTAACTCATCACTTACTGACTGATTTTTAATTATTTTACCTCCTCTTACGTCCCACGCCCCTATTCTTTCACTATTTGTAGATTGTGAAAAAGCTGTAAAAAAGAAAAAAAGAAAAATAATATTTAATTTCGTCATCTTCTAAAAAACTTCTAATGCTTTATTATAAGCGCTTTCAAAACTCATTGGTTTAATATTGGTTACCACTTTATTTGCGGTAAAGTAAGACACCATTTTTTCTGTTGGCATATTTCCTGTTAATTCGTCTTTAGCCATTGGGCACCCTCCATATCCTTTTATAGCTCCATCAAAACGTCGACAACCTGCCTTAAATGCACTATCAACTTTTTCATGCCATTTTATTGGTGTGGTATGTAAATGAGCTCCGAATTCTATTTGTGGATAACTAGGGATTAAATTTGAAAATAAATAGTTTATATCTTCTGGGGTTGAACTCCCAATTGTGTCAGACAAAGATAATATTTTAACTCCAAACTTCGAGAGTTTTTCTGTCCATTCTCCTACTATTTCAACACTCCACGGATCTCCATAAGGATTTCCAAACCCCATGGATAAATAAGCCACCACCTCTTTATTACTTCTATTTGCTATTGCTAGTACTTCCTTTAGCGTATCGATAGATTGTTCTATCGTTTTATGTGTATTACGCATTTGAAAGTTTTCCGATATTGAAAAAGGGTATCCTAAATAATCAATTTCTTCAAATTGAGAAGCATCGTTAGCACCACGAACATTTGCAACGATTGCTAAAAGTTTACTTTGTGTTGTTGATAAATCTAATTTTGATAAAACTTCGGCAGTATCTCTCATCTGCGGAATTGCCTTTGGCGACACAAAGCTTCCAAAATCTATCGTATCAAACCCCACTCTTAACAGTGAATTGATGTACTTTGCCTTTGCCTCAGTGGGAATAAAACGGCTTTTAATTCCTTGCATTGCATCTCTTGGACATTCAATAATTTTTACACTGTTCACCATTGTGCCAAATATACATATTTTGATTCATTTTTTTACCTAGCATTACTTAGTCTACTTCAATAAAAATACAAACACTCAACAAATTAATTATCAATAAAATATAAACTTCAAAAGTTAAAAACTAAAAAATATTTTTATTTTTCTTACTTTCATTAATGCAAACTGTCACAATTTAAAAGTTAAATTGTCTCTAGTATAGAATTATTTCATTGGTCGCGCAACAAACAAATATTAACCAACTAATTGAACGCTGTAAAAAGAACGATAATTCTGCACAAATGCAGGTATATCAAAACTATTACAAAGCTATGTATAATACCTCGTATCGTATTTTAAAAGACGAGTTCGAGGCAGAAGATATAATTCAAGAAGCGTTTTTAACTGCCTTTACGAAATTACATACTTTTAAAGGTGAAGTTACTTTTGGTGCTTGGTTAAAGAGAATTGTAATTAACAAAAGTTTAACCCAATTAAAAAAAGTGACTCGATATGATGAAGTGAGAATGGATGTAATTCCTAACTATGAAACAGAAGAAACTACTGAAATAGATTATAGTTCTTTAGAAGTTACAAGAGTTATAAACTGTTTACAAAGTTTAAAGGATAATTACAGAATTGTTTTAACATTAAATCTTATTGAAGGCTATGATTATGAAGAAATCGCTCAAATACTAAATTATACAAATGAGAATGTACGAGCAACCGTATCTAGAGCAAAAAGGAAATTGAAACAAGTATTAGTAGCTAATATTAATAAAGTACAAGTATATGGAGGATAAACTACATCAGTTCTTTAAAGAAAATGATTTTGATGTTTTTGAACCCAATCAAGGACATTTGAATCGCTTTCAACGAAAGCTAGAAAACCCAAAGCAACCTAAAAAGCCATCTTATTTTTGGATGAGCATTGCAGCGTCTATCGTATTGATTTTAGGTTTTTATCTTGGCAGTTATCAGCAAAAAAACACTTACTACGACCTAGCCGATGTTTCTCCTAAAATGGCAGAAGCTCAAAACTTTTTCGTAACTACTATCAATCAAGAACTAAAAGAGGTTGAACAATATAGAAATATAGATACCGAGATAATTATTGAAGATTCTTTAAATGAAATTGAAGAGTTAGAAGATCAATACAAAACTCTTACAAAAGAGTTAATTAAAAGAGAAAACAGGTATCAAATAATCAGAGAAATGATACAAAACTACCAACAACGATTAACTATTTTAGAAAAACTTCTTTTACGATTAGAACTACAACAAAATCCAGCAAAATTAGAATTATTAGAAGATGAAATTATATAAACTATTCTACCTAATCCTTTTCATTCCTGCGCTTTTAATGGCGAATGATAAAAAACACGAAAAAAGTAAAAACATACATAAAACTTTTTCTGTTAACAACAATGCAACCTTATACATTAGCAACAAATATGGTAATGTAAGTGTAACTACTTGGAATAAGAATAGCATAGAGATTAACGTCAAAATAACCGTAAAAGGCAATGACTTATCTAATGTTGAACGTAAGTTAAAAGCAATTGATGTTGAATTCGAAGCTACAACTAGTTTAGTAGAAGCTCGAACGATAATAGAGAAAACAACATCGAGCTGGTCTTGGTGGGGTAGCAATGATACAAATTATAAAATTAACTATTTTGTAAAAATGCCAATTACGAATAATGCCGATATAAATAACAAGTATGGAACTATTGAATTAGATAAACTAGAAGGTAAATCTAACATTAATTGCGATTACGGTAAAATACAAATTGATCAGCTATTAAATGAAACGAATACCATTAATTTAGATTATTGTGGTACTTCTGAAATTAACTTTATGAAATCAGGAAGTTTGAGTGTCGACTACTCTAAACTGGCCATTGTAAAGTCAGAAAACTTAAAGGTAAACGCCGATTATTCTACCCTAAAAATTGGCACTGCTACGAACGTTGATTTTAACAGTGATTATGGAAGTATTGCTATAGACGATGCCTCAACTATTAATGGTAATTCTGATTATGCTGGTATAAAAATAGGAACTCTGAGAAAAAACTTAAAGGTAGATACCAATTATGGTGGTATTCGAGTTGGAAATATTGAAAAAGGGTTTGAAAGCATTGTTATTGACGGAAATTATGCTGGAATAAGACTCGGCACCAGTAGTGATAACAGCTTCAATTTTACTGTTGATTTAAGCTATGGAGGATTCGGATATCCTGATGAGTATGTAAACATGGTTAAAAGTATTAAAAAGACCACAAAAAAATATTATGAAGGTACTTTTGGTAAAGAAAATCCAAACGCTACCATTACTATAAAATCGAATTACGGAGGTGTTTCCTTAAAATTAAATAACTAATCAATAAAATTTTATTTCATGAAAAAATTAGCAACCATATTACTTACGCTTAGTGTTATTGTACCATCATTAGGACAAAGTTGGTGGAATTCAAAAAAAATTCGAGGTAATGGTAAAGTCATTACTGAAACTAGAAAAATAGGTTCTTTTGACAAAGTTAGCATCGGAGGCTCTTTTGATGTGTATTTAATTGAAGGTACTGAAGGACAACTTACCATTGAAGGAGAGGAGAATATTGTAAACTACATAGAAACCGAGGTTAAAAAAGGAATACTTAATGTACAGTTCAAAAAAAACACCAATATAAAAACTACTAAAAAGTTAGTGGTAACCATTCCCTTTGAAAAAATTGAATCATTGGCGTTAGGTGGGTCTGGAAATATCGTTGTAAAAAAACGCATAAGAGCCGATGAAGTTTCTTTTGCTATAGGAGGCTCAGGAAATATTATTGCCAGCGTTGATGCCAATACTGTAAAAACTTCTATTGGGGGTTCTGGAAACATTGAATTAAAAGGAAAAACTGACAATCTTAAATGTGCCATTGCAGGGTCTGGAAATGTAAAGGCATACGATTTAAACACCAGTTCAGTAAAAGCGAGTATTGCTGGGTCTGGAGATGTACAAACTTCGGTAAGCAATGAAATAAAAGCAAGTATTGTAGGTTCTGGAAGCGTGTATTACAAAGGAAATCCTCCAACTATCGACAGCAGTGCTATCGGTTCTGGTGATGTCATTAATAAAAACTAAAGTACGCTCTAAGCTTTAGGGGGATCTTCCCTGACAAGTACATAAACTAAAAATCCGCCGTTGACTTATGGCGGATTTTTAGTTTATCTAAATGTACTTTTATTATTGTAAAGAAGCTAAACTCGCTTTAATCGTTTCAATCTTTGCCAAGGTATCTGATTCTTTTTTACGTTCTAGTGCAATTACCTGTTCTGGTGCGTTGCTCACAAAACGTTCGTTAGACAACTTCTTTTGAATTCCTGTTAAGAAACCTTCTGCGCGTTTTAATTCTGCATTTAACTTCGTAAGTTCTGCCTCAACATCAATCGTGTCTAATGCAATCGGAACAAAATATTCATTCGATTTTACACGGAACGATGCTGCTCCCTCTACCTTTTCGGTAACATAACTAATTTCTGAAGCATTGGTTAACTTTTGAATGACTGCATCAAACTCTTTGGTAAAATTTTCGTTGTTTACAACAGCTAATTCAATTGCTTCTTTAAACGAAATATTTTTGTCTTTTCTAATCGTTCTAATTCCAGAAACCACCTCTGTAGCAAACTCAAAATTGGTTATCAATTCTTCGTTTGCTGCTCTAACAGTTGGATATGTAGCTATAATCAAAGCCTCTTGTGGAATTCTTTCGGTAATGTGCTGCCAAATTTCCTCTGTTAAGAAAGGCATAAATGGATGCAGTACTTTTAAGTTATTCTCCAATACTTCAATAACAGCTTGGTATGTTTTTGCGTCAATCGGTTGTTGGTATGCTGGTTTTACAATTTCTAATAACCACGATGAAAAATCATCGGTAATTAACTTGTAAATTGCCATTAAAGCATCTGACAAACGGTATTTACTAAAGTGATCTTCAATTTCTGATAACACTTGATTGAACTTCGCTTCATACCAAGTCAACCCTATTTTAGCTGTTTCTGGTTGTGCCAAATTCTCATCTACTTCCCAACCTTTAATTAAGCGGAAGGTATTCCATATTTTATTCGCAAATCCTTTTCCTTGTTGACATAAGTCTTCGTCAAATAACAAATCGTTTCCAGCAGCAGAACTCAATAACAATCCTACACGCACCCCATCGGCACCAAAGTCTTCAATCAACTTTAAGGCATCAGGTGAGTTCCCAAGAGATTTACTCATTTTTCTACGCTGCTTGTCACGTACCAATCCTGTTAAATACACATTTTCAAACGGACGCTCGTTTCTGTATTCATAACCAGCAATAATCATACGTGCTACCCAAAAAAATAAAATATCTGGTCCTGTTACTAAATCGTTGGTTGGATAGTAATACTTTATTTCTTCATTTTCTGGATTACGGATTCCGTCAAAAACCGACATTGGCCATAACCAAGAAGAGAACCAGGTATCTAAAGCATCTGGGTCTTGTTTTAAGTCAGAAGCAGACAACGAAGAGTTCCCTGTTTTTTCTTGAGCTAGCTTAACTGCTTCTTCGCTATTTTCAGCAACTACAAAGTCTTCTTTTCCGTCTCCGTAATAATACGCAGGGATTTGTTGTCCCCACCATAATTGACGAGAAATATTCCAATCACGAATGTTTTCCATCCAATGGCGATAGGTGTTTTCAAACTTTCTAGGGAATAACTTCACTTCTCTATCTTCTCCTAATACAGCTTCAATGGCTGGTTTTACCAATTCTTCCATCTTTAAAAACCATTGATCTGACAATCTTGGTTCAATAACTGCTTTGGTTCTTTCTGATGTGCCCACTTTATTCGTGTGAACCTCTGTTTTTACCAAGTAGCCTTTTTCTTCTAACTCTTTAGAAATTTCTTTACGAACCACAAAGCGGTCTTTTCCTTCATAATGCAATCCGAAAGAATTTAAAGTAGCATCTTCGTTAAAAATATCAATTACTTCTAGGTTGTGCTTATCTCCTAGAACTTTATCATTTTCATCGTGTGCAGGCGTTACTTTTAAACACCCAGTACCAAACTCCACATCTACATAATCATCTTCAATAATTGGAATTTCTCTGTTACATAGAGGAACTATGACTTTTTTACCTTTTAAATGGGTAAAACGTTCATCGTTTGGATTGATACAAATAGCTGTATCTCCTAAAATTGTCTCAGGACGTGTAGTTGCAATCGTTACTTTTTCATCAGAATCTACAATATTGTATTGTACATAATATAAGTTTCCTTGACGCTCTTCGTAAATTACTTCTTCATCAGAAAGGGTAGTTTTTGCTTCAGGGTCCCAGTTTACCATACGATATCCACGGTAAATTAACCCTTTGTTGTACAAATCGACAAATACTTTAATTACCGATTCTGACAGTGCAGGGTCCATTGTAAATGCCGTACGCTCCCAATCGCAAGAAGCTCCTAATTTTTTTAACTGATCTAAAATAATGCCTCCATACTCATGTTTCCATTCCCAAGCGTGTGCTAAAAATTCTTCACGAGTTAAATCGTTTTTATCAATACCTTGCTCTTTTAACTTCGCTACCACCTTTGCTTCTGTAGCAATAGAAGCGTGATCGGTACCTGGCACCCAACAGGCATTTTTTCCTTGTAAACGGGCACGACGTATTAATACATCTTGAATCGTATTGTTTAACATATGCCCCATATGCAATACTCCTGTAACATTTGGTGGAGGTATCACAATAGTGTAGGGTTCGCGTTCGTCTACTTC
It includes:
- a CDS encoding bifunctional metallophosphatase/5'-nucleotidase codes for the protein MKQIKLTLTLWAALLFVGCSSSKSINTSTTNNQQKSKTNKVYFTLLQLNDVYEIAPIQGGEYGGMARVATIHQELLKENKNTMLVLAGDFLSPSLLGTMKYNGDRVRGKQMVEVMNAMDFDLVAFGNHEFDLSYTHLQKRLNESTFEWISANVLHAIDGKHASFYKVVNGKKQPLKDSYIKEFQNTDGTMLKVGFISVCIPSNPKSYVYYKDMYKEIVRSYNDIKNKVDVVIGLTHASLAQDKKIAALLPNVPLIMGGHEHTNSYDKVGNVVITKADANAKTVYIHKFEYNPNTKEVHFKSELKEVNKSIPFNAKVKAVVDTWQVVLENRIGEVVTTPYEVIYKTKTPLDARESTIRGRQTNMGKLIAASMSSAYNNEVDCALVNGGSVRIDDVLAGEINTVDIFRVLPYGGKILKVEINGSLLKRVLDFGVNASGTGAYLQRFNATKENGEWILKNGKLQENKNYTVAFSDYLLKGLDIPILSNKSKEVLHIYTPKKEEVAYDIRKAVVNYLKNN
- a CDS encoding head GIN domain-containing protein translates to MKKLATILLTLSVIVPSLGQSWWNSKKIRGNGKVITETRKIGSFDKVSIGGSFDVYLIEGTEGQLTIEGEENIVNYIETEVKKGILNVQFKKNTNIKTTKKLVVTIPFEKIESLALGGSGNIVVKKRIRADEVSFAIGGSGNIIASVDANTVKTSIGGSGNIELKGKTDNLKCAIAGSGNVKAYDLNTSSVKASIAGSGDVQTSVSNEIKASIVGSGSVYYKGNPPTIDSSAIGSGDVINKN
- a CDS encoding RNA polymerase sigma factor; the encoded protein is MVAQQTNINQLIERCKKNDNSAQMQVYQNYYKAMYNTSYRILKDEFEAEDIIQEAFLTAFTKLHTFKGEVTFGAWLKRIVINKSLTQLKKVTRYDEVRMDVIPNYETEETTEIDYSSLEVTRVINCLQSLKDNYRIVLTLNLIEGYDYEEIAQILNYTNENVRATVSRAKRKLKQVLVANINKVQVYGG
- a CDS encoding DUF4097 family beta strand repeat-containing protein produces the protein MKLYKLFYLILFIPALLMANDKKHEKSKNIHKTFSVNNNATLYISNKYGNVSVTTWNKNSIEINVKITVKGNDLSNVERKLKAIDVEFEATTSLVEARTIIEKTTSSWSWWGSNDTNYKINYFVKMPITNNADINNKYGTIELDKLEGKSNINCDYGKIQIDQLLNETNTINLDYCGTSEINFMKSGSLSVDYSKLAIVKSENLKVNADYSTLKIGTATNVDFNSDYGSIAIDDASTINGNSDYAGIKIGTLRKNLKVDTNYGGIRVGNIEKGFESIVIDGNYAGIRLGTSSDNSFNFTVDLSYGGFGYPDEYVNMVKSIKKTTKKYYEGTFGKENPNATITIKSNYGGVSLKLNN
- a CDS encoding valine--tRNA ligase, producing the protein MNIPSKYSSKEVEGKWYDYWMKHNYFHSEVDEREPYTIVIPPPNVTGVLHMGHMLNNTIQDVLIRRARLQGKNACWVPGTDHASIATEAKVVAKLKEQGIDKNDLTREEFLAHAWEWKHEYGGIILDQLKKLGASCDWERTAFTMDPALSESVIKVFVDLYNKGLIYRGYRMVNWDPEAKTTLSDEEVIYEERQGNLYYVQYNIVDSDEKVTIATTRPETILGDTAICINPNDERFTHLKGKKVIVPLCNREIPIIEDDYVDVEFGTGCLKVTPAHDENDKVLGDKHNLEVIDIFNEDATLNSFGLHYEGKDRFVVRKEISKELEEKGYLVKTEVHTNKVGTSERTKAVIEPRLSDQWFLKMEELVKPAIEAVLGEDREVKLFPRKFENTYRHWMENIRDWNISRQLWWGQQIPAYYYGDGKEDFVVAENSEEAVKLAQEKTGNSSLSASDLKQDPDALDTWFSSWLWPMSVFDGIRNPENEEIKYYYPTNDLVTGPDILFFWVARMIIAGYEYRNERPFENVYLTGLVRDKQRRKMSKSLGNSPDALKLIEDFGADGVRVGLLLSSAAGNDLLFDEDLCQQGKGFANKIWNTFRLIKGWEVDENLAQPETAKIGLTWYEAKFNQVLSEIEDHFSKYRLSDALMAIYKLITDDFSSWLLEIVKPAYQQPIDAKTYQAVIEVLENNLKVLHPFMPFLTEEIWQHITERIPQEALIIATYPTVRAANEELITNFEFATEVVSGIRTIRKDKNISFKEAIELAVVNNENFTKEFDAVIQKLTNASEISYVTEKVEGAASFRVKSNEYFVPIALDTIDVEAELTKLNAELKRAEGFLTGIQKKLSNERFVSNAPEQVIALERKKESDTLAKIETIKASLASLQ
- a CDS encoding hydroxymethylglutaryl-CoA lyase, producing the protein MVNSVKIIECPRDAMQGIKSRFIPTEAKAKYINSLLRVGFDTIDFGSFVSPKAIPQMRDTAEVLSKLDLSTTQSKLLAIVANVRGANDASQFEEIDYLGYPFSISENFQMRNTHKTIEQSIDTLKEVLAIANRSNKEVVAYLSMGFGNPYGDPWSVEIVGEWTEKLSKFGVKILSLSDTIGSSTPEDINYLFSNLIPSYPQIEFGAHLHTTPIKWHEKVDSAFKAGCRRFDGAIKGYGGCPMAKDELTGNMPTEKMVSYFTANKVVTNIKPMSFESAYNKALEVF